From Pseudomonas putida, one genomic window encodes:
- a CDS encoding amidohydrolase: MRDLSALPNLKIALVQTALAWHDREANYAHFEVLLDQAGDADLVILPEMFTTGFSMESESLAEPENGPTYKWLKAQAKRINAVVTGSVIIQAADGSHRNRLLWARPDGEILFYDKRHLFRMAGEHKHYTPGERQVQFEIKGWRVRPLICYDLRFPVWSRDAQDTDLLLYTANWPAARRQHWNRLLPARGIENLCFVAAVNRVGTDGKGFAYSGDSQVLDFQGESLLSAGEADGVFTVVLRAAELANYRTRFPANLDADTFELH; encoded by the coding sequence ATGCGCGATCTGAGTGCACTGCCCAACCTGAAAATCGCCTTGGTGCAAACGGCCCTGGCCTGGCACGACCGCGAGGCCAATTACGCTCATTTCGAGGTTTTGCTCGACCAGGCTGGAGACGCCGACCTGGTGATCCTCCCCGAGATGTTCACCACGGGTTTTTCCATGGAATCGGAAAGCCTGGCCGAGCCTGAGAACGGCCCGACGTACAAATGGCTCAAGGCGCAGGCCAAGCGCATCAACGCTGTGGTTACCGGCAGCGTGATCATCCAGGCCGCCGATGGCAGCCACCGCAACCGCTTGCTGTGGGCGCGGCCGGACGGCGAGATCCTGTTCTACGACAAGCGCCACCTGTTCCGCATGGCCGGTGAACACAAGCATTACACCCCGGGTGAGCGTCAGGTGCAGTTCGAGATCAAGGGCTGGCGGGTACGCCCGCTGATCTGCTACGACCTGCGGTTCCCGGTGTGGAGCCGCGATGCCCAGGATACCGACCTGCTGTTGTACACCGCGAACTGGCCGGCAGCACGCCGCCAGCACTGGAACCGGCTGCTGCCGGCGCGGGGTATCGAAAACCTGTGCTTTGTGGCCGCGGTGAACCGGGTGGGCACCGATGGCAAGGGTTTCGCGTATTCAGGCGACAGCCAGGTGCTGGATTTTCAGGGTGAAAGCCTGCTCAGCGCGGGTGAGGCTGATGGCGTGTTCACGGTGGTGCTGCGGGCAGCGGAGCTCGCCAACTACCGCACCCGCTTCCCGGCCAACCTGGATGCCGATACCTTCGAGCTGCACTGA
- the bamB gene encoding outer membrane protein assembly factor BamB: MIGWKQAAVLTLAVLAAGCSSNSKKELPPAELTKFTEEVVLKKQWSRSIGDGQGETYNTLVPAIENDRIYASDVNGEVFALDRITGDVVWKKDLELPVSGAVGVGYGLVMLGTLKGEVIALDSSTGEERWRSRVTSEVLAPPANNGDVVVVQTQDDRLIGLDAATGDRRWIYESTPAVLTLRGTGAPIVTNRLAVAGLSTGKVVAVDINNGVPVWESRVAIPQGRSELDRVVDIDGGLLLSGGTLYVSTYQGRVAGLDLESGRVLWQRDASSYVGVAQGFGNVYVSEASGSVEGVDERSSSALWTNDSMARRQLSAPEVFSSYVAVGDFEGYLHLLSQVDGRFVGRERIDSDGLRARPLVVGDTIYVFGNSGKLEALTIR, encoded by the coding sequence GTGATCGGTTGGAAACAAGCAGCAGTGCTGACCCTGGCCGTACTGGCCGCAGGGTGCAGCAGCAACAGCAAGAAGGAACTGCCTCCGGCCGAGCTGACCAAGTTCACCGAAGAAGTGGTACTGAAAAAACAGTGGAGCCGTTCGATCGGTGACGGCCAGGGCGAGACTTACAATACCCTGGTACCCGCCATCGAGAACGACCGCATCTACGCCAGCGACGTCAATGGCGAAGTCTTCGCCCTCGACCGCATCACTGGCGACGTCGTGTGGAAGAAGGACCTGGAGCTGCCGGTTTCCGGCGCCGTCGGCGTTGGCTATGGCCTGGTCATGCTCGGCACGCTCAAGGGTGAAGTGATTGCCCTGGACTCCAGCACCGGTGAAGAGCGCTGGCGTTCCCGCGTCACCAGCGAAGTGCTGGCGCCGCCTGCCAACAACGGTGACGTTGTGGTGGTGCAGACCCAGGACGACCGCCTGATCGGGCTCGATGCCGCTACCGGCGACCGCCGCTGGATCTACGAGAGCACTCCGGCTGTCCTGACCCTGCGGGGCACCGGTGCGCCGATTGTCACCAACCGCCTGGCCGTCGCCGGCCTTTCCACCGGTAAGGTGGTGGCGGTCGACATCAACAATGGCGTGCCAGTGTGGGAGAGCCGTGTGGCCATCCCGCAGGGCCGTTCCGAGCTGGACCGTGTGGTCGACATCGACGGCGGCCTGCTGCTGTCCGGTGGCACGCTGTACGTCAGCACCTACCAGGGCCGCGTAGCGGGCCTGGACCTGGAGAGCGGCCGTGTGCTGTGGCAGCGTGATGCGTCGAGCTACGTGGGTGTCGCCCAAGGTTTCGGCAACGTCTATGTCAGCGAGGCCTCAGGCAGTGTCGAAGGTGTCGACGAGCGCTCTTCCAGCGCCCTGTGGACCAACGACTCGATGGCCCGCCGTCAATTGTCGGCGCCGGAAGTGTTCTCCAGTTACGTGGCTGTAGGTGACTTCGAAGGTTACCTGCACCTGCTCAGCCAGGTCGACGGCCGTTTCGTCGGACGTGAGCGTATCGACAGCGATGGCCTGCGCGCCCGGCCCCTGGTGGTCGGCGACACCATCTATGTCTTTGGCAACAGCGGCAAGCTCGAGGCACTGACCATCCGCTGA
- a CDS encoding sulfite reductase flavoprotein subunit alpha: protein MVKKTLFQLHWFFGITAGLVLALMGITGALYSFQEELLRAFNADVLNVEVRAEGVLPPAELVRRVEAAQGDKVSMLWVDVREGNAARVFFTPPPGERRGELRYADPYTGELKGQAAGQDFFKLMLTLHQFLAMGDTGRQITGACTLMLVFFCLSGLYLRWPRKALNWRTWLTFDWAKKGRAFNWDLHAVAGTWCLLFYLLFALTGLFWSYEWYREGLNRLLADAPAAGQQHKRGEGRGRHGPQKVDKNAPPLVVDYDAIWASLKNAAGPRLAMYNLRLPPAGGQPASLFYLLDSAAHPRAFDTLTLDPATGQVKSHDRYSEKSFKAQLLQSVYALHVGEYFGLPGRIIVTLASLTMPLFFVTGWLLYLDRRRKKRQVRAARGSVDSTAGTGDSWLIGFASQSGFAEQLAWQSAGQLQAAGLPVQVRALADLGEEDLRQTRRALFVVSTFGDGEAPDSARAFERKVLGQPWALSGLSYAVLALGDRQYPHFCGFARRLQAWLGERGASTAFSPVEVDNADQAALQQWQQELAQLTGAQPVAAWQPPSFGNWTLVSRERLNPGSQGQAVYLIGLRCEAPASWEAGDLVEILPLNGQPRVEAFLSGLAVDANATVQLHGLNETLAQALAGRQLPTQREHLIGLQPQALIDALVPIGSREYSIASIASDGVLELIVRQERHPDGTLGLGSGWLTEYLPVAGTLGLRLRRNSGFHLPESAAPMILIGNGTGIAGLRSLLRARVNAGEQRNWLLFGERNRAHDLLCGDELQGWLANGDLARLDLAFSRDQAEKVYVQDVLLQQAEAFKRWVADGAYVYVCGSLQGMAAGVDAALKGMLGEAVVEQLIEDGRYRRDVY from the coding sequence GTGGTGAAGAAGACACTGTTCCAATTGCACTGGTTCTTTGGCATCACCGCCGGCCTGGTGCTGGCCTTGATGGGCATTACCGGGGCGCTCTATTCGTTCCAGGAAGAACTCCTGCGTGCCTTCAACGCCGATGTCTTGAACGTCGAGGTCCGCGCCGAGGGTGTGCTGCCTCCGGCTGAGCTGGTGCGCCGGGTCGAGGCCGCTCAAGGCGACAAAGTGTCGATGCTGTGGGTAGATGTACGCGAAGGCAACGCCGCACGGGTGTTCTTCACACCACCACCGGGCGAGCGCCGCGGTGAGCTGCGCTATGCCGACCCCTATACCGGTGAGCTCAAGGGCCAGGCCGCAGGGCAAGACTTCTTCAAACTGATGCTCACCCTGCACCAGTTCCTTGCCATGGGTGACACGGGCCGGCAAATCACGGGGGCCTGCACCCTGATGCTGGTGTTTTTCTGCCTTTCCGGCCTGTACCTGCGCTGGCCGCGCAAAGCCCTGAACTGGCGCACCTGGCTGACCTTTGACTGGGCAAAAAAAGGCCGCGCCTTCAATTGGGACCTGCACGCCGTTGCAGGCACCTGGTGCCTGCTGTTCTACCTTCTGTTCGCGCTGACCGGGCTGTTCTGGTCCTACGAATGGTACCGCGAAGGCCTGAACAGGCTGCTGGCCGACGCCCCTGCCGCAGGGCAGCAGCACAAGCGCGGCGAAGGCCGTGGCCGCCATGGGCCGCAGAAGGTGGACAAGAACGCGCCGCCGCTGGTGGTCGACTACGACGCCATCTGGGCCAGCCTGAAAAACGCTGCCGGCCCACGCCTTGCCATGTACAACCTGCGTCTTCCCCCTGCCGGGGGCCAGCCCGCCAGCCTGTTCTACCTGCTCGACAGCGCTGCGCACCCACGCGCCTTCGATACCCTGACCCTGGACCCGGCCACCGGCCAGGTGAAAAGCCACGACCGCTACAGCGAAAAATCCTTCAAGGCCCAGCTGTTGCAAAGTGTCTATGCCTTGCACGTGGGTGAATACTTCGGCCTGCCGGGGCGGATCATCGTCACCCTCGCCAGCCTGACCATGCCGCTGTTCTTCGTCACCGGTTGGCTGCTGTACCTCGATCGCCGCCGCAAAAAACGCCAGGTCCGCGCGGCCCGTGGCAGCGTCGACAGCACTGCCGGCACCGGCGACAGCTGGTTGATCGGCTTTGCCAGCCAGAGCGGTTTCGCCGAGCAACTGGCCTGGCAGAGCGCCGGCCAGCTGCAGGCGGCAGGGTTGCCGGTGCAAGTACGTGCGCTTGCCGATCTGGGCGAAGAGGACCTGCGCCAGACGCGCCGCGCGCTGTTCGTCGTCAGTACGTTCGGTGACGGCGAGGCGCCTGACAGCGCCCGAGCCTTCGAGCGCAAGGTGCTGGGCCAGCCTTGGGCGCTGAGCGGCCTCAGCTATGCCGTGCTGGCGCTCGGTGATCGCCAGTACCCGCACTTCTGCGGCTTTGCCCGGCGCTTACAGGCATGGCTCGGCGAGCGCGGTGCCAGCACGGCGTTCAGCCCGGTGGAGGTGGACAACGCCGACCAGGCGGCCCTGCAGCAATGGCAACAGGAGCTGGCACAGCTGACTGGCGCCCAGCCCGTCGCTGCCTGGCAACCGCCAAGTTTCGGCAACTGGACCTTGGTCAGCCGCGAACGGCTCAACCCTGGCAGCCAAGGGCAAGCGGTCTACCTGATCGGTCTGCGCTGCGAAGCGCCCGCCAGCTGGGAGGCCGGTGACCTGGTTGAAATTCTGCCGCTCAATGGCCAGCCACGCGTGGAGGCATTCCTCAGCGGCCTGGCCGTCGACGCCAACGCTACGGTGCAGCTTCACGGCCTGAACGAGACCCTCGCCCAGGCCCTGGCAGGCCGCCAGCTACCCACCCAGCGGGAGCACCTGATCGGCTTGCAACCACAAGCCCTGATCGATGCGCTGGTTCCGATCGGCAGCCGCGAATATTCCATCGCCTCGATCGCCAGCGATGGTGTGCTGGAACTGATCGTACGCCAGGAGCGTCACCCCGATGGCACCCTTGGCCTGGGCTCTGGCTGGCTGACTGAATACCTGCCAGTCGCTGGCACCCTTGGCCTGCGCCTGCGCCGCAACAGTGGTTTCCATTTGCCCGAAAGCGCCGCGCCGATGATCCTGATCGGCAACGGCACAGGCATTGCGGGCCTGCGCAGCCTGCTGCGGGCGCGGGTCAATGCCGGCGAGCAGCGCAACTGGCTGTTGTTCGGCGAGCGTAACCGCGCGCATGACCTGCTGTGTGGCGATGAGCTGCAAGGCTGGCTGGCTAACGGCGACCTGGCGCGGCTGGACCTGGCGTTCTCGCGCGATCAGGCCGAGAAGGTGTATGTGCAGGATGTATTGCTGCAGCAGGCCGAAGCGTTCAAGCGCTGGGTTGCCGATGGGGCTTATGTGTATGTCTGCGGCAGCCTGCAAGGGATGGCGGCCGGTGTCGATGCGGCGCTCAAAGGCATGCTCGGCGAAGCGGTTGTCGAGCAGTTGATCGAAGATGGGCGTTATCGGCGGGATGTTTACTGA
- a CDS encoding pyridoxal phosphate-dependent aminotransferase, with protein MIRSKLPNVGTTIFTTMSQLAVQTGALNLSQGFPDFNGPQALLDAVGRHVAAGHNQYSPMTGLPALRQQVAAKVARLYGAQVDADQEVTITPGATEAIFCAIQAVVHAGDEVIVFDPCYDSYEPSVELAGGRCVHVQLSDGDFRIDWQKFSDALSPRTRMVILNSPHNPSGALITREDLEQLATLVADRDIYLISDEVYEHLVYDGVRHASVLAHEQLYQRAFVVSSFGKTYHVTGWKTGYVIAPAALSAELRKVHQYVNFCGVTPLQCALADFMAEHPEHIDELPAFYQGKRDVFCGLLEGSRFNFTRTAGTYFQLVDYSQIRPDLNDVEMALWLTREHGVATIPVSVFYQRPIPEQRLIRLCFAKREETLRQAAEKLCAI; from the coding sequence ATGATCCGCAGCAAATTGCCGAACGTCGGCACGACCATCTTCACCACCATGTCCCAGCTCGCTGTGCAGACGGGCGCGCTCAACCTGTCCCAGGGCTTCCCTGACTTCAATGGCCCGCAGGCCCTGCTCGATGCAGTGGGCCGGCACGTGGCTGCCGGGCATAACCAGTATTCGCCAATGACCGGCCTGCCGGCCTTGCGCCAGCAGGTGGCTGCCAAAGTGGCGCGGCTGTACGGCGCACAGGTGGATGCCGACCAGGAAGTGACCATCACCCCCGGTGCCACCGAGGCGATTTTCTGTGCCATCCAGGCAGTGGTGCATGCGGGTGACGAGGTGATTGTCTTCGACCCGTGTTACGACAGCTATGAGCCTTCGGTGGAGCTGGCCGGTGGTCGCTGCGTGCATGTGCAACTGAGCGACGGCGACTTCCGTATCGACTGGCAGAAGTTCAGCGATGCCCTGAGCCCGCGCACCCGCATGGTCATCCTCAATTCGCCGCACAACCCCAGTGGCGCGCTGATCACCCGCGAAGACCTTGAGCAGTTGGCAACGCTCGTTGCCGACCGCGATATCTACCTGATCAGCGACGAAGTCTACGAGCACCTGGTTTACGACGGCGTCCGCCACGCCAGCGTGCTGGCCCACGAACAGCTGTATCAACGTGCCTTTGTGGTCAGCTCGTTCGGCAAGACGTACCACGTCACTGGCTGGAAGACCGGCTACGTGATCGCGCCTGCGGCGTTGAGTGCAGAGCTGCGCAAGGTGCACCAGTACGTCAACTTCTGTGGCGTGACGCCGCTGCAGTGCGCCCTGGCCGACTTCATGGCCGAGCACCCCGAGCATATCGACGAGTTGCCGGCCTTCTACCAGGGCAAGCGTGACGTGTTCTGCGGTTTGCTGGAGGGTTCGCGTTTCAACTTTACCCGCACGGCGGGCACTTATTTCCAGCTGGTGGACTATTCGCAGATCCGGCCAGACCTGAACGACGTCGAAATGGCCCTTTGGCTCACCCGTGAACACGGCGTTGCGACCATTCCGGTGTCGGTGTTCTACCAGCGACCCATCCCCGAGCAACGCCTGATACGCCTGTGCTTTGCCAAACGTGAGGAGACGCTGCGTCAGGCAGCGGAAAAACTATGCGCGATCTGA
- the der gene encoding ribosome biogenesis GTPase Der, with the protein MVPVIALVGRPNVGKSTMFNRLTKTRDAIVGDLSGLTRDRQYGDASWQGRSFILIDTGGITGDEVGMDEKMAEQSLMAIEEADYVLFLVDARAGMTAADQMIAEHLRKRNKSAILVANKIDNIDADVARAEFSPLGMGNAIPVAGSQGRGINQLMESVLGHIPRDAEEEALDQEVAEGEEAVRIPGPSEKDGIKIAIIGRPNVGKSTLVNRMLGEERVVVYDQPGTTRDSIYIPFERDNEKYTFIDTAGVRKRGKIHEEVEKFSVVKTLQAIKDANVVIFVMDAREGVVDHDLNLLGFALEAGRAIVIALNKWDGMEPGERDYVKTELERRLFFVDFADIHFISALHGTGVGHLYKSVQAAFKSAVTRWPTSRLTQILEDAVSEHQPPLVNGRRIKLRYAHLGGANPPLIVIHGNQTEKIPKSYSRYLENTYRRVLKLVGTPIRIEYKGGENPYEGKKNTLTDRQVNKKRRLMSHHKKAEKKRRDKR; encoded by the coding sequence ATGGTTCCCGTAATCGCCCTGGTGGGACGGCCGAACGTCGGCAAATCCACCATGTTCAACCGCCTGACCAAAACCCGCGATGCCATCGTGGGTGACCTGTCGGGTCTGACCCGTGACCGCCAGTATGGTGATGCCAGCTGGCAGGGTCGCTCCTTCATCCTGATCGACACCGGTGGTATCACCGGTGACGAAGTGGGCATGGACGAGAAGATGGCCGAGCAGTCGTTGATGGCTATCGAAGAAGCCGACTACGTGCTGTTCCTGGTCGACGCCCGCGCCGGCATGACTGCCGCCGACCAGATGATCGCCGAGCACCTGCGCAAGCGGAACAAGTCGGCCATTCTGGTGGCCAACAAGATCGACAACATCGACGCCGACGTCGCCCGCGCCGAGTTTTCGCCGCTGGGTATGGGTAATGCCATTCCGGTGGCAGGCTCCCAGGGCCGTGGCATCAATCAGTTGATGGAGTCGGTGCTGGGTCACATTCCTCGCGATGCCGAGGAAGAAGCCCTCGACCAGGAGGTTGCCGAAGGCGAGGAAGCGGTACGCATCCCCGGCCCGAGCGAAAAGGATGGCATCAAGATCGCCATCATCGGCCGCCCCAACGTGGGCAAGTCGACCCTGGTCAACCGCATGCTCGGCGAAGAGCGCGTGGTGGTCTACGACCAGCCGGGTACCACCCGTGACAGTATCTACATCCCGTTCGAGCGCGATAACGAGAAGTACACCTTCATCGACACCGCGGGTGTGCGCAAGCGCGGCAAGATTCACGAGGAAGTCGAAAAGTTCTCGGTGGTGAAGACGCTGCAGGCGATCAAGGACGCCAACGTGGTGATCTTCGTCATGGACGCTCGCGAGGGCGTGGTCGACCACGACCTCAACCTGCTGGGCTTCGCCCTGGAAGCGGGCCGCGCCATCGTCATCGCCCTGAACAAGTGGGACGGCATGGAGCCGGGTGAGCGCGACTACGTCAAGACCGAACTGGAGCGCCGGCTGTTCTTCGTCGACTTTGCCGACATCCACTTCATCTCGGCGCTGCACGGCACCGGCGTGGGTCACCTGTACAAGTCGGTGCAGGCCGCGTTCAAATCGGCGGTCACCCGCTGGCCAACCAGCCGTCTGACGCAGATCCTCGAAGACGCCGTCAGTGAGCACCAGCCTCCGCTGGTCAATGGCCGCCGCATCAAGCTGCGCTATGCCCACCTCGGGGGTGCCAACCCGCCGCTGATCGTGATCCACGGCAACCAGACCGAGAAGATCCCCAAGTCCTACTCGCGTTACCTGGAAAACACCTACCGCCGCGTGCTCAAACTGGTCGGTACGCCGATCCGTATCGAGTACAAGGGCGGTGAGAACCCGTACGAGGGCAAGAAGAACACCCTCACCGACCGCCAGGTCAACAAGAAGCGCCGCTTGATGTCGCACCACAAGAAGGCCGAGAAGAAGCGCCGCGACAAGCGCTGA
- a CDS encoding tetratricopeptide repeat protein, which produces MSSTDDDDLAGVKDWWNRNGKPLLTGALLAGVVVLGWNTWHKYQDNQSQGASQLYQALLETSLTPSGQPDAAKVAELSGKLKSEFGGTAYAQYGSLFVAKVAVESGKLDDAAAELKNVLDKPADDTLGEISRQRLARVLAAQNKAEDALKLLDGDADKAFLASREELKGDLLVQLGRADDAHSAYEKAKAALSDEAAVGGLQLKLDDLAKGDA; this is translated from the coding sequence GTGTCGAGTACCGATGATGATGACCTGGCAGGGGTCAAGGACTGGTGGAACCGTAACGGCAAGCCACTGCTGACCGGTGCGCTGCTGGCGGGCGTGGTGGTTTTGGGTTGGAACACTTGGCACAAGTACCAGGACAACCAGTCGCAAGGCGCATCGCAGCTGTATCAGGCCCTGCTTGAAACCAGCCTGACGCCGAGCGGGCAGCCGGACGCGGCCAAGGTCGCTGAGTTGTCCGGCAAGCTCAAGAGCGAGTTTGGTGGTACCGCCTACGCCCAGTACGGCAGCCTGTTCGTGGCCAAGGTCGCGGTCGAGAGCGGCAAGCTCGACGACGCCGCTGCCGAGCTGAAGAATGTGCTCGACAAGCCTGCTGACGACACCCTGGGCGAAATTTCGCGCCAGCGCCTGGCACGCGTGCTCGCGGCTCAGAACAAGGCCGAAGATGCGCTCAAGCTGCTCGACGGTGACGCTGATAAGGCGTTTCTGGCCAGCCGTGAAGAATTGAAGGGCGACCTGCTGGTGCAGTTGGGTCGTGCCGACGATGCTCACAGCGCTTATGAAAAAGCCAAGGCCGCGCTGTCCGATGAGGCGGCGGTCGGTGGCTTGCAACTGAAGCTGGATGACTTGGCCAAAGGGGACGCGTGA
- the hisS gene encoding histidine--tRNA ligase yields the protein MSKSLQAIRGMNDILPEQSPLWRYFEGTVAGLLDTYGYSQIRTPIVEFTELFKRSIGEVTDIVEKEMYTFEDRNGDSLTLRPEGTAACVRAVLEHGITGNGQVQKLWYIGQMFRHERPQKGRYRQFHQIGVEVFNLDGPDIDAELIMLTWRLWGLLGIQDAVKLELNSLGTSEARARYRDALVEFLSARLEQLDEDSQRRLKSNPLRILDSKNPDTQAVLVGAPKLEDYLDEDSRVHFEGLKARLDAAGIPFVINTKLVRGLDYYSKTVFEWVTDKLGAQGTVCAGGRYDGLVEQMGGKPTTGVGFAMGIERLILLLETLGQVPESINRQIDVYLCAFGEQAELAGLRLSESLRDRLPGLRLAVNAGGGSFKSQFKKADKSGALFALILGDDELAKQEIGLKPLRGQGEQQNIAWDALAEHLETAIAQA from the coding sequence GTGAGCAAATCGCTGCAAGCCATCCGTGGCATGAACGACATCCTGCCAGAGCAGTCGCCGCTGTGGCGCTACTTCGAAGGCACCGTCGCCGGGCTGCTGGACACCTATGGGTACAGCCAGATCCGCACGCCGATCGTCGAGTTCACCGAGCTGTTCAAGCGCTCCATCGGTGAAGTCACCGACATCGTCGAAAAAGAGATGTACACCTTCGAGGACCGCAACGGCGATTCGCTGACCCTGCGCCCCGAAGGCACGGCTGCCTGCGTACGTGCCGTGCTCGAGCACGGCATCACCGGCAACGGCCAGGTGCAGAAACTGTGGTACATCGGCCAGATGTTCCGCCACGAGCGCCCGCAGAAGGGCCGCTACCGCCAGTTCCACCAGATTGGCGTCGAGGTGTTCAACCTGGACGGCCCGGACATCGATGCCGAGCTGATCATGCTGACCTGGCGTTTGTGGGGCCTGCTGGGCATCCAGGATGCGGTCAAGCTCGAGCTGAACAGCCTGGGCACCAGCGAGGCCCGCGCCCGCTACCGTGACGCGCTGGTCGAGTTCCTCTCGGCGCGCCTGGAGCAACTCGACGAAGACAGCCAGCGCCGCCTCAAGAGCAATCCGCTGCGCATCCTCGACAGCAAAAACCCTGATACTCAGGCGGTGCTGGTCGGCGCGCCGAAGCTGGAAGACTACCTCGACGAAGACTCCCGGGTGCACTTCGAGGGCCTCAAAGCCCGTCTGGATGCTGCCGGTATTCCGTTCGTGATCAACACCAAGCTGGTGCGTGGCCTGGACTACTACAGCAAGACCGTGTTCGAGTGGGTCACCGACAAGCTTGGCGCCCAGGGCACTGTCTGCGCAGGCGGCCGCTACGATGGCCTGGTAGAGCAGATGGGTGGGAAGCCGACCACCGGCGTTGGTTTCGCCATGGGTATCGAGCGCCTGATCCTGCTGCTGGAGACCCTGGGCCAGGTCCCGGAATCCATCAACCGCCAGATCGATGTGTACCTGTGCGCCTTTGGCGAACAGGCGGAGCTGGCTGGCCTGCGCTTGTCCGAAAGCCTGCGCGACCGTCTGCCGGGCCTGCGCCTGGCGGTCAATGCCGGTGGCGGCAGCTTCAAGAGCCAGTTCAAGAAAGCCGACAAGAGCGGCGCGTTGTTCGCCCTGATCCTGGGTGACGACGAGTTGGCCAAGCAAGAGATTGGTCTCAAGCCCCTGCGTGGTCAGGGCGAACAACAGAACATTGCCTGGGATGCTCTGGCTGAGCACCTGGAAACCGCGATCGCTCAGGCGTAA